A DNA window from Streptomyces bacillaris contains the following coding sequences:
- the miaA gene encoding tRNA (adenosine(37)-N6)-dimethylallyltransferase MiaA, producing the protein MGDCSGEPSPFSPRVITVVGPTAAGKSDLGVFLARELGGEVINADSMQLYRGMDIGTAKMTPAERAGVPHHLLDIWDITEAASVAEYQRLARLEIDRLLAEGRTPILVGGSGLYVKGAIDALEFPGTDPEVRARLERELAERGSGFLHQRLAAADPDAARSILASNGRRIVRALEVIEITGKPFTANLPGEKPVYEAVQIGVDVERPELDERIALRVDRMWEAGLVDEVRALEAAGLREGLTASRALGYQQILAALAGECTEEEARAETVRATKRFARRQDSWFRRDPRVRWLGAGHRDREELPHRALTLIERAVTA; encoded by the coding sequence TTGGGAGACTGTTCCGGTGAACCGTCCCCCTTCAGCCCCCGTGTCATCACCGTCGTCGGCCCCACCGCGGCCGGAAAATCCGATCTGGGGGTCTTCCTCGCCCGGGAACTCGGCGGCGAGGTGATCAACGCCGACTCCATGCAGCTCTACCGCGGGATGGACATCGGTACGGCGAAGATGACCCCCGCCGAGCGTGCGGGCGTCCCGCACCATCTGCTGGACATCTGGGACATCACCGAGGCCGCCAGCGTCGCCGAGTACCAGCGCCTGGCCCGGCTGGAGATCGACCGGCTGCTCGCCGAAGGCCGTACGCCGATCCTGGTCGGCGGCTCCGGGCTGTACGTGAAGGGCGCCATCGACGCCCTGGAGTTCCCCGGTACGGACCCCGAGGTGCGCGCCCGGCTGGAACGGGAGCTGGCCGAGCGCGGCTCCGGCTTCCTCCACCAGCGGCTCGCCGCGGCCGACCCCGACGCCGCGCGCTCCATCCTCGCCAGTAACGGCCGCCGGATCGTCCGGGCCCTGGAGGTCATCGAGATCACCGGCAAGCCCTTCACCGCCAACCTCCCCGGCGAGAAGCCGGTCTACGAGGCCGTCCAGATCGGCGTCGACGTGGAGCGCCCCGAGCTGGACGAGCGCATCGCCCTGCGCGTCGACCGGATGTGGGAGGCGGGCCTCGTCGACGAGGTGCGCGCCCTGGAGGCGGCCGGACTGCGTGAGGGCCTCACGGCCTCACGGGCCCTGGGCTACCAGCAGATCCTGGCGGCGCTCGCGGGGGAGTGCACGGAGGAGGAGGCGCGGGCGGAGACCGTACGCGCCACCAAGCGCTTCGCCCGCCGGCAGGACTCCTGGTTCCGCCGCGACCCGCGGGTGCGGTGGCTCGGCGCCGGACACCGTGACCGGGAGGAACTCCCGCACCGGGCGCTGACGTTGATCGAACGAGCGGTCACAGCCTGA
- a CDS encoding class III extradiol dioxygenase subunit B-like domain-containing protein: MLVAAAVCPCPPLLVPEVAAGAAPELDPARAACLDAVGVLAASRPDLLVVVGPGDGSTAGAYPAGAYGSFRGFGVDLDVTLGAPDPAAPGPRLPDSLAVGAWLLERARWTGAPVEALAVDGRAPAGKCAGAGQELAARADRVALLVMGDGSACRTVKAPGYLDERAEAFDARVAEALGAADLAALDALDETLAYDLKAAGRAPWQLLSGAARGAGLDGRLLYEDAPYGVGYTVAAWS; this comes from the coding sequence ATGCTTGTCGCCGCTGCCGTCTGCCCCTGTCCGCCGCTCCTGGTGCCCGAGGTCGCCGCCGGGGCCGCGCCCGAACTCGACCCCGCGCGGGCCGCGTGCCTCGACGCCGTGGGGGTGCTGGCCGCCTCCCGCCCCGATCTGCTCGTGGTCGTGGGGCCGGGGGACGGCTCGACCGCCGGTGCGTACCCGGCAGGCGCGTACGGCTCCTTCCGCGGCTTCGGCGTCGACCTCGACGTGACCCTGGGCGCGCCGGACCCGGCCGCTCCGGGGCCGCGGCTGCCGGACTCCCTCGCCGTCGGCGCCTGGCTGCTGGAGCGGGCCCGCTGGACGGGTGCACCGGTCGAGGCGCTCGCGGTGGACGGGCGCGCCCCCGCCGGGAAGTGCGCCGGGGCCGGGCAGGAGCTGGCCGCCCGCGCCGACCGCGTCGCGCTCCTCGTGATGGGCGACGGCAGCGCCTGCCGCACGGTCAAGGCGCCCGGCTATCTGGACGAGCGGGCCGAGGCCTTCGACGCCCGGGTCGCCGAGGCGCTGGGCGCGGCGGACCTCGCCGCACTCGACGCCCTGGACGAGACCCTCGCGTACGACCTCAAGGCGGCCGGCCGGGCCCCCTGGCAGCTCCTCAGCGGCGCCGCACGGGGCGCGGGCCTCGACGGGCGGCTGCTGTACGAGGACGCGCCCTACGGCGTCGGCTACACCGTCGCCGCCTGGTCCTGA
- a CDS encoding antitoxin, producing MGLLDNLKAKLGPAKDKVGDLAQQHGGKIGQGLDKAARTVDEKTKGKYSDKIDSGTRKAKEAVDKLGNKDGGTPGGTPGATPPPPAS from the coding sequence ATGGGGCTCCTGGACAACCTCAAGGCCAAGCTGGGACCGGCCAAGGACAAGGTCGGCGACCTCGCGCAGCAGCACGGGGGCAAGATCGGGCAGGGCCTCGACAAGGCCGCGCGCACGGTCGACGAGAAGACCAAGGGCAAGTACAGCGACAAGATCGACTCGGGTACGCGCAAGGCCAAGGAGGCCGTGGACAAGCTGGGCAACAAGGACGGCGGCACGCCCGGCGGTACCCCTGGCGCCACCCCGCCCCCGCCCGCTTCCTGA
- the miaB gene encoding tRNA (N6-isopentenyl adenosine(37)-C2)-methylthiotransferase MiaB codes for MSSGNRSEEAVDVQKSYEVRTYGCQMNVHDSERLSGLLEDAGYVRAPEGADGDADVVVFNTCAVRENADNKLYGNLGRLAPMKTKRPGMQIAVGGCLAQKDRDTIVKRAPWVDVVFGTHNIGKLPVLLERARIQEEAQIEIAESLEAFPSTLPTRRESAYAAWVSISVGCNNTCTFCIVPALRGKEKDRRTGDILAEIEALVAEGVSEITLLGQNVNAYGSDIGDREAFSKLLRACGKIEGLERVRFTSPHPRDFTDDVIAAMAETPNVMPQLHMPMQSGSDRILKAMRRSYRQERFLGIIEKVRAAMPDAAISTDIIVGFPGETEEDFEQTMHAVREARFANAFTFQYSKRPGTPAADMDGQIPKEVVQERYMRLSALQEEISWDENKKQVGRTLEVMVAEGEGRKDGATQRLSGRAPDNRLVHFTQPEQPVRPGDVVTVEITYAAPHHLLAEGTPLAVRSTRAGDAWEKRTTAAAKPAGVMLGLPTVGAPAPLPAASAPACGIG; via the coding sequence ATGAGCAGCGGCAACCGGAGCGAAGAAGCAGTGGACGTCCAGAAGAGCTACGAGGTGCGTACCTACGGGTGCCAGATGAACGTCCACGACTCCGAACGGCTGTCGGGTCTCCTGGAGGACGCCGGTTACGTCCGCGCTCCCGAGGGCGCCGACGGTGACGCCGACGTCGTCGTCTTCAACACCTGCGCGGTACGGGAGAACGCCGACAACAAGCTCTACGGCAACCTCGGCCGCCTCGCCCCGATGAAGACCAAGCGCCCCGGGATGCAGATCGCCGTCGGCGGCTGTCTGGCGCAGAAGGACCGCGACACCATCGTCAAGCGCGCCCCCTGGGTGGACGTCGTCTTCGGCACGCACAACATCGGCAAGCTGCCCGTGCTGCTGGAGCGCGCCCGCATCCAGGAGGAGGCGCAGATCGAGATCGCGGAGTCGCTGGAGGCCTTCCCCTCCACGCTCCCCACCCGCCGCGAGTCCGCCTACGCCGCGTGGGTCTCCATCTCCGTCGGCTGCAACAACACCTGCACCTTCTGCATCGTCCCGGCCCTGCGCGGCAAGGAGAAGGACCGCCGCACCGGCGACATCCTGGCCGAGATCGAGGCCCTGGTCGCCGAGGGCGTCTCCGAGATCACCCTGCTCGGCCAGAACGTCAACGCGTACGGCTCCGACATCGGTGACCGCGAGGCCTTCTCCAAGCTGCTCCGCGCCTGCGGGAAGATCGAGGGCCTGGAGCGCGTCCGCTTCACCTCGCCGCACCCCCGCGACTTCACCGACGACGTCATCGCCGCCATGGCCGAGACGCCCAACGTGATGCCGCAGCTCCACATGCCGATGCAGTCCGGCTCCGACCGCATCCTCAAGGCGATGCGCCGCTCCTACCGCCAGGAGCGCTTCCTCGGCATCATCGAGAAGGTGCGCGCCGCGATGCCGGACGCCGCCATCTCCACCGACATCATCGTGGGCTTCCCCGGCGAGACCGAGGAGGACTTCGAGCAGACGATGCACGCGGTCCGCGAGGCCCGGTTCGCCAACGCCTTCACCTTCCAGTACTCCAAGCGCCCCGGGACCCCGGCCGCCGACATGGACGGCCAGATCCCCAAGGAGGTCGTGCAGGAGCGGTACATGCGCCTGTCCGCCCTCCAGGAGGAGATCTCCTGGGACGAGAACAAGAAACAGGTCGGCCGCACCCTGGAGGTCATGGTCGCGGAGGGCGAGGGCCGCAAGGACGGCGCCACCCAGCGCCTCTCCGGCCGCGCCCCCGACAACCGCCTGGTCCACTTCACCCAGCCCGAGCAGCCCGTGCGCCCCGGTGACGTGGTGACCGTCGAGATCACCTACGCCGCCCCGCACCACCTCCTCGCGGAGGGCACCCCGCTCGCCGTACGGTCCACCCGCGCGGGCGACGCCTGGGAGAAGCGCACCACGGCCGCCGCCAAGCCGGCCGGAGTGATGCTCGGCCTCCCCACCGTCGGCGCCCCGGCCCCGCTCCCGGCGGCCTCGGCCCCTGCCTGCGGGATCGGCTGA
- a CDS encoding TAXI family TRAP transporter solute-binding subunit — MFHALSRFDRRRTLRTGAVLAVVLGLLGWWLLPLGERTPSGTLTFSTGVPSGVYQRYGERLEGALAKDMPEVSIKLLTSEGSQQNLARVATGKADFTIATADAVATYVRDGRPGAHRLRGCVRLYDDYVQLVVPRDSDIASVADLRGKRVGVGQEGSGVRLVADRLLSAAGVHPQRDLTAVSAGINTMPDRLVSGDLDAFFWSGGLPTGAVHELSRRFAIKLVPLEEELVKELQSNGGSARYYRSATMPADAYRYAQRGTSVPTVAVANLLITTDRIDPAMAEAFTRTVINSRDGIGREVHAAQLVDLRTAIYTDPLTVHEGARRYYRSVKP; from the coding sequence ATGTTCCACGCTCTGTCCCGGTTCGACCGACGGCGCACCCTTCGGACGGGCGCCGTGCTCGCGGTCGTGCTCGGGCTGCTCGGGTGGTGGCTCCTCCCGCTGGGCGAACGGACGCCGAGCGGGACGCTGACGTTCTCCACGGGTGTGCCGAGCGGGGTCTACCAGCGGTACGGGGAACGGCTGGAAGGCGCCCTTGCCAAGGACATGCCCGAGGTCTCCATAAAGCTCCTCACCAGTGAGGGGTCCCAGCAGAATCTCGCGCGGGTGGCGACGGGGAAGGCGGACTTCACCATCGCCACCGCCGACGCCGTGGCCACCTATGTGCGCGACGGCAGGCCCGGCGCCCATCGGCTGCGGGGCTGTGTGCGGCTCTACGACGACTATGTACAGCTGGTGGTCCCGCGCGACTCCGACATCGCGAGCGTGGCCGATCTGCGGGGCAAGCGGGTCGGTGTGGGTCAGGAGGGCTCGGGGGTCCGGCTGGTCGCGGACCGGCTGCTGAGCGCGGCGGGGGTCCATCCGCAGCGGGACCTGACCGCCGTCTCGGCGGGGATCAACACGATGCCGGACCGGCTGGTCTCCGGCGATCTCGACGCCTTCTTCTGGTCCGGCGGGCTGCCGACGGGGGCGGTGCACGAGCTGTCGCGGCGGTTCGCGATCAAGCTGGTCCCGCTGGAGGAGGAGCTGGTCAAGGAGTTGCAGTCGAACGGCGGCTCCGCGCGCTACTACCGGTCGGCCACGATGCCCGCCGACGCCTACCGCTACGCGCAGCGGGGCACGTCGGTGCCCACGGTGGCGGTGGCCAATCTGCTCATCACCACGGACCGTATAGATCCGGCCATGGCGGAGGCCTTCACCCGGACCGTGATCAACAGCCGGGACGGGATCGGCCGTGAGGTGCACGCGGCCCAGCTGGTGGATCTGCGGACGGCGATCTACACCGACCCGCTGACCGTGCACGAAGGGGCCAGGCGCTACTACCGCTCGGTCAAGCCATGA
- a CDS encoding DNRLRE domain-containing protein: MTIEAAAVVTTERGAFAVEPQSAQQAAEPTKDVGPATADSLAAARLKAKIQKRRIEALDERTETSSVFVNADGSVTEDAYAGPVRFLDDQGSWQDIDVSLEKMSDGSVAAKGHPHDLRLGGRSAAPKGLKRVGQKTSQAGTPLVTLEGHTGQQIQLGWYGALPTPVIEGAENNVARYKDALPATDLLIESTRTGYEQFLELKSRSAVDAKGAIAYSLKAKGLQAKAQKDGSVSFTDAKGKFVGVLPAPVMWDAQVDKKSGERTHTAEVDVTVAQNGDTVTLTLTPDAKFLADASTQFPVTIDPAINVGASFDTFVQQGYTTGQSTSTDLKIGNNGASQVARSFLSFPMKNITGKQITAAKLNLFAYHSWSCTAKGWEVWSTGTASTSTLWTNQPSWGTKHGSSTQTKGFSTACDDGWVSADVTSLAKSWAGNGNSSNTLGVRAADETDPYGWKRFNSGNAASNTPYMSVTYNSIPGVPTLIAPVDQFAASSGTPALSAKSLDGDGSQVTLAYEVWAANGSAALRTGSKSAASGAQATWTPTALTSGAYKWRVRASDGSATSAWSAFRALSVDTTAPAATSVSSTDFPANQWSGTPNGNGDFTGSFTLTPPSSDVKEVQWKLDSGAWQSIPTTGTAVTAKPAFRAGKHTLTARTKDGAGNVSADRTFVFYAGSGAALTAPSEGDRSARRAELAGLGKSTDTGVRYQYRRGETDTWRDVPVADVRRKADGSTLPSWPAKVSTGTPEALTWNITDTFGEDGPIDVRAVFTDGTSTDASPASTVTVDRQAGAAPSEAVGPGTVNTLTGNFTLSAVDASGFSLSAARTASSRTPDEGGQQEGQAAIFGPQWTAGTIAETSGSDWTFLRRTSTTSVAVVAADGTEIGFTATNAGGWKSEPGAEDFTLTGKFTESFTLRESEGSTATFTKISASFDTWQLSSTALPTNNSTTTVHSDTVTVNGKPLARPKYVISPSSAVSASTCATAPSTKGCRILEYQYATATTASGSALGDFTGQVNRIRLWNTVPGASTATATVVSQYAYDASGRLREQWDPRISPALKTAYTYDSAGRVLTQTPPGELPWTFAYGKAGAAAVAGDGMLLSASRPTLKAGSKDEADGGKATTSLVYDVALSGAKAPNQVAVSDTRAWAQDDAPSDATAVFPADQVPASHTGSDLSAGDYDKATITYTNASGLSVNTGLPGRHLTATQYDRFGNTVFELGATNRELALGSADFQVNTQKELGIFPDSPAERAQKLASVSVYTADGARLVEQYEPLHLVTLAKGLKGDSDSPDLAAGTQVAARSHTVTRYDEGRPTDGSARIADQPTTTAVGAFVDGYPTDGDIRTTAMTYDWVKGLRLKEITDPDGLKLTKATEYDAQGRVVKTTLPKSSGADAGARVSTYWSGTGTGACAGRPEWADLLCSTGPAGKITGGAGNPDELATSTFEYDRWGNPARTIEVANGVTRTNTTTYDAAGRLKQSQSTGGSGTAVPDTSVTYDSGNGSVATLTGGTNTVRRTNDKLGREVSYDDGTGNVTNTEYDSRNRVIRSANSVPSETTYTYDSPAGLPTRAHDSVMGGIGDVTAFYDSDGRLYKQKLPWNMDVEFNLDPTGAETSRFWHWESGWTVQGESLSKNIHDQVVERTTYTGGGAYQEYTYDAAGRLTRTDDSQVGVTTHRAYAFDDNSNRKSLTTTVDDVDGGAPETRTVSSSYDSADRLIADGTVYDAFGRTTAQAGGAAYSYYTNDLVRQITAAGKRTTYNLDVLGRPSSFTVEEQDENAAWNTTVTKKNHYGADADSPEWTEEGGSGISRNLKDLAGDLIATTGADGDVVLQLATIHGDVTTQIPLVDSTTPVVNSYDEFGNLLPGTNSARYGWLGGKQRSSETPNGVTLMGVRLYDSTTGRFLSVDPIYGGNANAYEYCGGDPVNCYDLDGRKKQKKPRSCGFWCSVFTTGIGAIVGAVCAPFAGPIICGAVGGGISGFARYWYTHHGGHGFTTRGALKSVLVGAAIGGFGGTVGKLIKKIGGKVFRGYGDRASIKAWDKLTKAMK; encoded by the coding sequence CCAGAAGCGTCGGATCGAGGCGCTGGACGAACGAACCGAGACTTCGTCAGTCTTTGTCAACGCTGACGGGTCGGTGACGGAGGACGCGTACGCCGGTCCGGTCAGGTTCCTGGACGATCAGGGCTCTTGGCAGGACATCGATGTCTCCCTGGAAAAGATGTCGGACGGATCGGTCGCCGCGAAGGGGCACCCGCACGACCTGCGCCTCGGCGGTAGGAGCGCGGCGCCCAAGGGGCTGAAGAGAGTTGGGCAGAAAACGTCCCAGGCGGGTACGCCGCTGGTGACGCTGGAAGGCCACACCGGACAACAGATCCAACTGGGTTGGTACGGGGCCCTGCCGACACCTGTCATCGAAGGTGCCGAGAACAACGTCGCCCGGTACAAGGACGCGTTGCCCGCGACGGACCTGCTGATCGAATCGACCCGTACCGGTTACGAACAGTTCCTGGAACTCAAGAGCCGTTCCGCTGTCGATGCGAAGGGGGCGATCGCCTACAGCCTGAAGGCCAAGGGCCTCCAGGCAAAGGCGCAGAAGGACGGTTCCGTTTCCTTCACCGACGCCAAGGGGAAGTTCGTCGGGGTGCTGCCCGCTCCGGTGATGTGGGACGCGCAGGTGGACAAGAAGTCCGGCGAGCGCACCCACACGGCCGAGGTGGACGTGACGGTCGCGCAGAACGGTGACACCGTCACCCTGACGCTGACCCCGGACGCGAAGTTCCTGGCGGACGCGTCTACGCAGTTCCCGGTGACCATCGACCCGGCGATCAACGTGGGCGCGAGCTTCGACACCTTCGTCCAGCAGGGCTACACCACTGGTCAGTCCACCTCGACGGACCTGAAGATCGGTAACAACGGGGCCTCCCAGGTGGCGCGTTCGTTCCTGTCCTTCCCCATGAAGAACATCACGGGCAAGCAGATCACGGCCGCCAAGCTCAACCTGTTCGCGTACCACTCCTGGTCCTGCACGGCCAAGGGCTGGGAGGTGTGGTCCACCGGCACCGCGAGTACCTCCACCCTCTGGACGAACCAGCCGAGCTGGGGCACGAAGCACGGCTCCAGCACGCAGACCAAGGGCTTCTCCACCGCCTGTGACGACGGCTGGGTGAGCGCCGACGTCACCTCGCTGGCCAAGTCATGGGCAGGGAACGGCAATAGCAGCAACACTCTGGGCGTACGCGCTGCCGACGAGACCGACCCCTACGGGTGGAAGCGGTTCAACTCCGGCAACGCCGCGAGCAATACCCCGTACATGTCGGTCACCTACAACTCGATCCCTGGTGTGCCGACGCTGATCGCTCCCGTCGACCAGTTCGCGGCGTCCTCGGGCACCCCGGCACTGTCTGCGAAGTCCCTGGACGGAGACGGCTCCCAGGTCACCCTCGCCTACGAGGTGTGGGCTGCCAACGGAAGTGCAGCGCTGCGGACCGGCAGTAAGTCGGCGGCATCGGGCGCGCAGGCGACCTGGACGCCGACCGCGCTGACGAGCGGTGCCTACAAGTGGCGGGTGCGAGCCAGCGACGGCTCGGCCACCAGCGCGTGGTCCGCCTTCCGCGCTCTGAGCGTGGACACCACCGCGCCGGCCGCGACGTCCGTGTCCTCCACCGACTTCCCCGCCAACCAGTGGTCGGGCACCCCGAACGGCAACGGCGACTTCACCGGCTCCTTCACCCTCACCCCGCCATCGTCGGATGTGAAGGAGGTGCAGTGGAAGCTGGACAGCGGAGCCTGGCAGTCGATCCCCACCACCGGCACCGCGGTGACCGCCAAGCCAGCGTTCCGCGCCGGCAAACACACCCTGACCGCACGTACCAAGGACGGGGCGGGCAACGTCTCGGCCGACAGGACCTTCGTCTTCTACGCGGGTTCGGGCGCGGCTCTGACCGCCCCCAGTGAGGGTGACCGGTCGGCTCGACGGGCCGAGCTGGCAGGTCTGGGCAAGAGCACCGACACAGGGGTGCGCTACCAGTACCGGCGTGGCGAGACCGACACCTGGAGGGACGTCCCGGTCGCGGACGTACGCCGTAAGGCCGATGGAAGCACTCTGCCGTCCTGGCCCGCGAAGGTCAGCACCGGCACGCCCGAGGCCCTGACCTGGAACATCACCGACACCTTCGGCGAGGACGGTCCGATCGATGTCCGTGCGGTCTTCACCGACGGCACCAGCACCGACGCCTCTCCTGCCAGCACCGTCACTGTGGACCGCCAGGCAGGTGCGGCACCCAGCGAAGCTGTGGGGCCGGGCACCGTCAACACTCTGACCGGTAACTTCACGCTGTCGGCCGTCGATGCCTCCGGCTTCTCCCTGAGTGCGGCGCGCACCGCTTCTTCGCGCACCCCCGACGAGGGTGGTCAGCAGGAAGGCCAGGCAGCGATCTTCGGCCCGCAGTGGACTGCCGGCACGATCGCGGAAACGTCCGGCAGCGACTGGACGTTCCTCCGCAGGACTTCCACGACCTCGGTCGCGGTGGTGGCCGCTGACGGAACGGAGATCGGGTTCACCGCGACCAACGCCGGTGGCTGGAAGTCCGAACCCGGAGCGGAAGATTTCACTCTCACCGGAAAGTTCACCGAGTCCTTCACTCTGCGGGAGAGCGAGGGATCCACTGCCACATTCACCAAGATCAGCGCGTCCTTCGACACCTGGCAGCTGTCGAGTACCGCTCTGCCCACCAATAACTCCACCACCACGGTGCACTCCGACACGGTCACCGTGAACGGCAAGCCCCTGGCGCGCCCCAAGTACGTGATCTCCCCCAGCTCCGCGGTGTCGGCATCCACCTGCGCGACTGCTCCCTCCACCAAGGGATGCCGGATCCTGGAGTACCAGTACGCCACCGCGACCACGGCTTCCGGTTCGGCCCTGGGTGACTTCACCGGCCAGGTGAATCGCATCCGTCTGTGGAACACGGTCCCCGGTGCTTCCACGGCAACGGCCACGGTCGTCTCCCAGTACGCCTACGACGCGTCGGGCCGACTGCGCGAGCAATGGGATCCGCGGATCAGCCCGGCGCTGAAGACCGCGTACACCTACGACAGCGCGGGCCGCGTGCTCACCCAGACTCCGCCCGGCGAGCTGCCGTGGACCTTCGCGTACGGCAAGGCCGGCGCGGCCGCTGTCGCCGGTGACGGCATGCTCCTGTCCGCTTCTCGTCCCACTCTGAAGGCAGGAAGCAAGGACGAGGCCGACGGCGGCAAGGCCACCACGTCCCTTGTGTACGATGTCGCGCTCTCCGGAGCGAAGGCTCCGAATCAGGTTGCTGTCTCCGACACCAGGGCCTGGGCGCAGGACGACGCCCCGTCCGACGCCACAGCGGTCTTCCCCGCCGACCAGGTGCCGGCTTCCCACACGGGAAGCGACCTGAGCGCGGGTGACTACGACAAGGCGACGATCACCTACACCAACGCCTCGGGCCTCTCGGTCAACACCGGACTGCCGGGCCGGCACCTGACCGCCACTCAGTACGACCGTTTCGGCAACACCGTGTTCGAACTGGGCGCGACCAACCGTGAGCTCGCTCTGGGTAGTGCCGATTTCCAGGTGAACACCCAGAAGGAACTGGGCATTTTCCCTGATTCCCCGGCCGAACGCGCACAGAAGCTCGCCTCGGTCTCGGTGTACACGGCTGATGGTGCCCGGCTGGTGGAACAGTACGAACCGCTCCACCTGGTGACTCTGGCGAAGGGTCTCAAGGGCGACAGCGACAGCCCCGACCTCGCGGCCGGAACCCAGGTCGCAGCCCGCTCCCACACCGTCACCCGGTATGACGAGGGGCGGCCCACCGACGGCAGCGCACGCATCGCCGACCAGCCCACCACGACGGCTGTCGGGGCGTTCGTCGACGGTTACCCGACCGATGGCGATATCCGCACCACTGCCATGACCTACGACTGGGTCAAGGGGCTGCGCCTCAAGGAGATCACCGACCCCGACGGCCTGAAGCTGACCAAGGCTACGGAATACGACGCACAAGGGCGTGTCGTCAAAACCACGCTGCCCAAGTCGAGCGGAGCCGACGCGGGAGCGAGGGTCAGCACCTACTGGTCCGGCACGGGCACCGGTGCATGTGCGGGCCGCCCGGAATGGGCGGACCTGCTCTGCTCCACGGGTCCGGCAGGCAAGATCACCGGTGGTGCCGGAAACCCGGACGAACTGGCCACGTCCACTTTCGAATATGACCGGTGGGGCAACCCGGCCAGGACGATCGAGGTCGCCAACGGCGTCACCCGTACGAACACCACTACGTACGACGCGGCCGGCCGCCTGAAGCAGAGCCAGAGCACCGGCGGCTCCGGTACCGCTGTTCCCGACACGTCGGTCACCTACGACTCCGGCAACGGATCCGTGGCGACCCTCACCGGTGGCACCAACACGGTCCGCCGCACCAACGACAAGCTCGGCCGTGAGGTCTCCTACGACGACGGTACCGGCAACGTCACCAACACCGAGTACGACAGCCGCAACCGGGTCATCCGGAGCGCGAACTCCGTCCCCTCGGAGACGACCTACACCTACGACAGCCCTGCGGGCCTGCCCACGCGTGCCCACGACTCGGTGATGGGCGGCATTGGCGACGTCACGGCCTTCTACGACTCCGACGGCCGCCTCTACAAGCAGAAGCTGCCCTGGAACATGGACGTCGAGTTCAACCTCGACCCCACGGGAGCCGAGACCTCTCGCTTCTGGCACTGGGAATCCGGCTGGACCGTCCAGGGGGAATCTCTCAGCAAGAACATCCACGACCAGGTCGTGGAGCGCACCACGTACACCGGAGGCGGCGCCTACCAGGAGTACACCTACGACGCGGCCGGCCGCCTCACACGTACCGACGATTCACAGGTCGGCGTGACGACTCACCGCGCCTACGCCTTCGATGACAACAGCAACCGGAAGTCCCTGACCACCACCGTCGATGATGTCGATGGCGGTGCACCGGAGACCAGGACGGTCTCCTCGTCCTACGACAGCGCCGACAGGCTCATCGCCGACGGCACCGTCTACGACGCCTTCGGCCGTACCACCGCACAGGCCGGCGGCGCGGCATACAGCTACTACACCAACGATCTGGTCCGTCAGATCACTGCCGCTGGAAAGCGCACCACGTACAACCTCGACGTTCTCGGCCGCCCCTCTTCCTTCACGGTCGAGGAGCAGGATGAGAACGCGGCCTGGAACACCACCGTCACCAAGAAGAACCACTACGGAGCGGATGCGGACAGCCCCGAGTGGACCGAAGAGGGCGGCAGCGGGATCAGCCGAAACCTCAAGGACCTCGCCGGCGACCTGATCGCGACCACGGGCGCCGACGGTGACGTGGTTCTTCAGTTGGCCACCATCCACGGTGACGTCACCACCCAGATTCCCCTGGTCGACTCGACCACCCCCGTGGTCAACAGCTACGACGAATTCGGCAACCTGCTCCCCGGGACGAACTCCGCCCGCTACGGCTGGCTCGGAGGGAAGCAACGCTCCAGTGAGACACCGAACGGTGTCACGCTCATGGGTGTACGTCTCTACGATTCCACCACGGGACGCTTCCTTTCCGTGGACCCGATTTACGGGGGAAATGCCAACGCCTACGAGTACTGCGGCGGCGATCCCGTCAATTGCTACGACCTCGACGGCAGGAAGAAGCAGAAGAAGCCGCGCTCATGCGGGTTCTGGTGCAGTGTCTTCACCACGGGTATCGGGGCGATCGTCGGCGCTGTGTGCGCACCGTTCGCCGGCCCGATCATCTGTGGAGCCGTCGGCGGCGGAATCAGCGGCTTCGCGCGGTACTGGTACACGCACCACGGCGGGCACGGGTTCACCACCCGAGGCGCCCTCAAATCAGTTCTCGTCGGGGCCGCGATCGGCGGGTTCGGCGGAACAGTAGGAAAACTGATCAAGAAGATCGGCGGCAAGGTCTTCCGGGGGTACGGAGACCGGGCATCGATCAAGGCATGGGATAAGCTCACCAAGGCGATGAAGTAA